A single window of Narcine bancroftii isolate sNarBan1 chromosome 13, sNarBan1.hap1, whole genome shotgun sequence DNA harbors:
- the LOC138748868 gene encoding tyrosine-protein phosphatase non-receptor type 12-like isoform X2: MEQSEILRKFIDRVLAMKIRDQNGEDNFAHDFMRLRRLSTKYRTEKIYPTNTGEKEENVKKNRYKDILPFDHSRVKLALKLTEQDSDYINANFIKGVYGPKSYIATQGPLANSVLDFWRMIWEYKVAIIIMACREFEMGRKKCERYWPLYGDGVLHLGEFQITCEEEQARNDYFIRTLLVEFQNESRRIHQFHYVNWPDHDVPSSFDSILDMISLMREYQEHEDVPICIHCSAGCGRTGAICAIDYTWNLLKAGKIPEEFSVFNLIQEMRTQRHSAVQTKEQYELVHRAIAQLFEKELQKNQCAERLSDTDGSSGNTTNSSIPHTSDSPPPKPPRVRSCLVEGDAKEEILQPPEPQPVPPILTPSPPSAYPAVTTVWQDNDRYHPKPVVHSYTPPPPTDLNENYNKPGDTFKQIENCAGHIEPIEKRLERKLSIEIKKIPLQEGPKSFELSSPDANSALNRLSSNKVKPTSAIETEQTSKSVEASCVQISENSVVLKHSDTPQEGKNSDVTLRPIQLPLKERAHAMWNQPSHECTPSLSKNSTDDKLYNNQCHSSKAAAVPEEPPMKKVPIHGVKDTSVNVPHLSFTNPLHSDDSEPEEVDIGSTVPKNVTSVLTSAIVTAPIQNENSSARKISPVSIAREHPPRTLNLPPEKCSGNKEDSPPPLPERTPESFVVANESDSLVRPARIGKSAEWSGFPQSQSIEQVKMVRSKSLKNPRSQRKKTFEMGDCGRPSGLATAVSKSDVGHPPETNTKRKEHCSDLGFSNRYTKPKGPRDPPSEWT, translated from the exons TTGACCATAGCAGAGTGAAACTTGCACTGAAACTAACGGAGCAGGATTCCGATTATATTAATGCAAATTTTATTAAG GGAGTTTATGGGCCAAAATCCTATATTGCAACACAGGGTCCACTAGCAAATTCTGTCCTTGACTTTTGGAGGATGATCTGGGAATATAAAGTTGCA ATAATTATCATGGCTTGCCGTGAGTTTGAAATGGGGAGG aaaaaaTGTGAGCGTTACTGGCCACTATATGGGGATGGTGTTCttcatcttggtgaatttcagATTACTTGT GAGGAGGAACAGGCAAGAAATGACTATTTCATAAGGACTCTATTAGTGGAATTCCAGAAT GAATCTCGTAGAATACATCAATTTCATTATGTAAACTGGCCTGATCATGATGTTCCTTCTTCATTTGATTCAATCTTGGATATGATCAGTTTGATGCGGGAATATCAAGAGCATGAGGATGTCCCTATTTGCATCCACTGCAG TGCTGGATGTGGAAGAACTGGAGCTATATGTGCAATTGATTATACCTGGAATTTGTTAAAAGCTGGG AAAATACCTGAAGAATTTAGTGTGTTTAATTTGATACAAGAAATGAGAACACAAAGGCATTCTGCGGTCCAAACAAAA GAGCAATATGAGCTTGTTCACCGTGCAATAGCTCAACTATTTGAAAAGGAATTGCAGAAGAATCAATGTGCTGAAAGGCTATCTGACACA GATGGCAGTTCTGGAAATACAACCAATTCCTCAATTCCTCacacttctgattcgccgccacCTAAGCCGCCGCGAGTACGAAG CTGCCTGGTAGAAGGAGATGCTAAAGAAGAAATTCTGCAGCCTCCGGAGCCCCAACCTGTACCACCCATCCTCACTCCTTCTCCGCCATCTGCTTATCCAGCTGTTACTACAGTGTGGCAAGATAATGACCGCTACCATCCCAAGCCAGTTGTGCACTCGTATACACCACCACCTCCCACAGACCTCAATGAAAACTACAACAAACCTGGGGATACCTTCAAGCAAATTGAAAATTGTGCCGGACATATTGAACCTATAGAGAAAAGGCTGGAACGGAAACTTAGTATTGAAATAAAAAAGATACCGCTCCAAGAAGGACCAAAAAGCTTTGAGTTATCCTCACCGGATGCCAACAGTGCTCTTAATAGGCTATCATCCAATAAAGTGAAACCCACATCAGCAATTGAGACAGAACAAACAAGTAAATCAGTGGAAGCAAGCTGTGTGCAAATTTCAGAAAATTCAGTAGTCCTGAAGCACTCTGATACCCCTCAGGAAGGGAAGAATTCTGATGTGACCCTGAGACCAATTCAGTTGCCACTTAAAGAGAGAGCTCATGCCATGTGGAACCAGCCCAGCCACGAATGTACCCCATCTTTGAGCAAGAATTCGACAGATGATAAATTGTACAACAACCAATGCCATTCTTCAAAAGCAGCTGCTGTCCCAGAAGAACCACCAATGAAAAAGGTCCCTATACATGGAGTTAAGGACACTAGTGTAAATGTTCCACACCTCAGTTTTACTAACCCCCTTCATTCTGATGACTCTGAGCCGGAGGAGGTGGATATTGGGAGCACTGTACCTAAAAATGTTACCAGTGTTTTAACAAGTGCCATTGTTACTGCACCCATACAAAACGAAAACTCTTCAGCAAGAAAAATATCACCAGTGTCCATTGCCCGAGAACATCCACCAAGAACATTAAATTTACCACCTGAAAAAT GTTCTGGGAATAAAGAAGACAGTCCACCTCCGTTGCCAGAAAGAACACCTGAATCTTTTGTTGTGGCTAATGAATCTG ATTCTCTGGTTAGACCGGCTCGTATTGGAAAGTCTGCAGAATGGAGTGGCTTTCCACAATCACAGTCCATTGAGCAAGTAAAGATGGTGAGGAGTAAG aGCCTGAAAAATCCCCGAAGTCAAAGAAAGA AAACTTTTGAAATGGGAGACTGTGGAAGGCCTTCAGGATTGGCAACTGCAGTATCCAAGAGTGACGTTGGACACCCTCCAGAAACGAATACAAAACGAAAAGAACATTGTTCAGATTTAG GGTTCAGTAATCGTTATACGAAACCAAAAGGGCCAAGGGATCCTCCTTCTGAATGGACATGA
- the LOC138748868 gene encoding tyrosine-protein phosphatase non-receptor type 12-like isoform X1 encodes MEQSEILRKFIDRVLAMKIRDQNGEDNFAHDFMRLRRLSTKYRTEKIYPTNTGEKEENVKKNRYKDILPFDHSRVKLALKLTEQDSDYINANFIKGVYGPKSYIATQGPLANSVLDFWRMIWEYKVAIIIMACREFEMGRKKCERYWPLYGDGVLHLGEFQITCEEEQARNDYFIRTLLVEFQNESRRIHQFHYVNWPDHDVPSSFDSILDMISLMREYQEHEDVPICIHCSAGCGRTGAICAIDYTWNLLKAGKIPEEFSVFNLIQEMRTQRHSAVQTKEQYELVHRAIAQLFEKELQKNQCAERLSDTDGSSGNTTNSSIPHTSDSPPPKPPRVRSCLVEGDAKEEILQPPEPQPVPPILTPSPPSAYPAVTTVWQDNDRYHPKPVVHSYTPPPPTDLNENYNKPGDTFKQIENCAGHIEPIEKRLERKLSIEIKKIPLQEGPKSFELSSPDANSALNRLSSNKVKPTSAIETEQTSKSVEASCVQISENSVVLKHSDTPQEGKNSDVTLRPIQLPLKERAHAMWNQPSHECTPSLSKNSTDDKLYNNQCHSSKAAAVPEEPPMKKVPIHGVKDTSVNVPHLSFTNPLHSDDSEPEEVDIGSTVPKNVTSVLTSAIVTAPIQNENSSARKISPVSIAREHPPRTLNLPPEKCSGNKEDSPPPLPERTPESFVVANESDSLVRPARIGKSAEWSGFPQSQSIEQVKMVRSKSLKNPRSQRKKTFEMGDCGRPSGLATAVSKSDVGHPPETNTKRKEHCSDLDSGFLSKMSMLRTVLVSCLQKSGFSNRYTKPKGPRDPPSEWT; translated from the exons TTGACCATAGCAGAGTGAAACTTGCACTGAAACTAACGGAGCAGGATTCCGATTATATTAATGCAAATTTTATTAAG GGAGTTTATGGGCCAAAATCCTATATTGCAACACAGGGTCCACTAGCAAATTCTGTCCTTGACTTTTGGAGGATGATCTGGGAATATAAAGTTGCA ATAATTATCATGGCTTGCCGTGAGTTTGAAATGGGGAGG aaaaaaTGTGAGCGTTACTGGCCACTATATGGGGATGGTGTTCttcatcttggtgaatttcagATTACTTGT GAGGAGGAACAGGCAAGAAATGACTATTTCATAAGGACTCTATTAGTGGAATTCCAGAAT GAATCTCGTAGAATACATCAATTTCATTATGTAAACTGGCCTGATCATGATGTTCCTTCTTCATTTGATTCAATCTTGGATATGATCAGTTTGATGCGGGAATATCAAGAGCATGAGGATGTCCCTATTTGCATCCACTGCAG TGCTGGATGTGGAAGAACTGGAGCTATATGTGCAATTGATTATACCTGGAATTTGTTAAAAGCTGGG AAAATACCTGAAGAATTTAGTGTGTTTAATTTGATACAAGAAATGAGAACACAAAGGCATTCTGCGGTCCAAACAAAA GAGCAATATGAGCTTGTTCACCGTGCAATAGCTCAACTATTTGAAAAGGAATTGCAGAAGAATCAATGTGCTGAAAGGCTATCTGACACA GATGGCAGTTCTGGAAATACAACCAATTCCTCAATTCCTCacacttctgattcgccgccacCTAAGCCGCCGCGAGTACGAAG CTGCCTGGTAGAAGGAGATGCTAAAGAAGAAATTCTGCAGCCTCCGGAGCCCCAACCTGTACCACCCATCCTCACTCCTTCTCCGCCATCTGCTTATCCAGCTGTTACTACAGTGTGGCAAGATAATGACCGCTACCATCCCAAGCCAGTTGTGCACTCGTATACACCACCACCTCCCACAGACCTCAATGAAAACTACAACAAACCTGGGGATACCTTCAAGCAAATTGAAAATTGTGCCGGACATATTGAACCTATAGAGAAAAGGCTGGAACGGAAACTTAGTATTGAAATAAAAAAGATACCGCTCCAAGAAGGACCAAAAAGCTTTGAGTTATCCTCACCGGATGCCAACAGTGCTCTTAATAGGCTATCATCCAATAAAGTGAAACCCACATCAGCAATTGAGACAGAACAAACAAGTAAATCAGTGGAAGCAAGCTGTGTGCAAATTTCAGAAAATTCAGTAGTCCTGAAGCACTCTGATACCCCTCAGGAAGGGAAGAATTCTGATGTGACCCTGAGACCAATTCAGTTGCCACTTAAAGAGAGAGCTCATGCCATGTGGAACCAGCCCAGCCACGAATGTACCCCATCTTTGAGCAAGAATTCGACAGATGATAAATTGTACAACAACCAATGCCATTCTTCAAAAGCAGCTGCTGTCCCAGAAGAACCACCAATGAAAAAGGTCCCTATACATGGAGTTAAGGACACTAGTGTAAATGTTCCACACCTCAGTTTTACTAACCCCCTTCATTCTGATGACTCTGAGCCGGAGGAGGTGGATATTGGGAGCACTGTACCTAAAAATGTTACCAGTGTTTTAACAAGTGCCATTGTTACTGCACCCATACAAAACGAAAACTCTTCAGCAAGAAAAATATCACCAGTGTCCATTGCCCGAGAACATCCACCAAGAACATTAAATTTACCACCTGAAAAAT GTTCTGGGAATAAAGAAGACAGTCCACCTCCGTTGCCAGAAAGAACACCTGAATCTTTTGTTGTGGCTAATGAATCTG ATTCTCTGGTTAGACCGGCTCGTATTGGAAAGTCTGCAGAATGGAGTGGCTTTCCACAATCACAGTCCATTGAGCAAGTAAAGATGGTGAGGAGTAAG aGCCTGAAAAATCCCCGAAGTCAAAGAAAGA AAACTTTTGAAATGGGAGACTGTGGAAGGCCTTCAGGATTGGCAACTGCAGTATCCAAGAGTGACGTTGGACACCCTCCAGAAACGAATACAAAACGAAAAGAACATTGTTCAGATTTAG ACAGCGGGTTCCTTTCGAAAATGAGCATGCTGAGAACTGTCCTTGTATCCTGTCTCCAAAAATCAG GGTTCAGTAATCGTTATACGAAACCAAAAGGGCCAAGGGATCCTCCTTCTGAATGGACATGA